AGCGGCGGCTCCGTAGCTCAGCGCAAGCTCAGCGCAGCACGCCGAAGGTATAGCGGAGCTGAAGCCGGGCCGTGGTTTCCTGCCAGCCGGCGCCGTCCTCATGGGCGGCGCCGGCGCTCATTTCCAGCCGGTCGGCGAGCCGCCATGCGACGTCCAGCGCTGAGCCCGCGGCGAGGCCCTCGTGCTCGGGCGCGTAGAGGTTTTCCGGACCCCGGTCGAAAAGCCAGGTCGCAGCGCGCAGGCGCAGTCGGGCATCGAGGAGGTCCAGGGATGCGTGGCCGTAGGCACCCTGGCCGTGTCCCCCGATGGGATGCCCGAGGGCGCGACGCCGGTGCGTCCAGCCGCCGCTCAGGGCGTAGTTGCGGTACCAGATGGGGTTCTTGTCGCTCGCCCCGGAGAAGTAGACGTACTCCGCTCCGATGCCGAGCGCCGGCAGCCCCGGCACGAACGGCAGTCGCACGCCGGCGATGATCGCGGGTGCGCGCCAGTACGCGCCGGATGCGTCGTCGAAGCCGTGCTCGAAGTAGAGCGCGAGCGGCAGCGCGCCGAGGGGCGGACGCCAGCTCACGTTCCAGCCGAACACCTCGTTGCTCCACTCGCCTTCACCATCGACGGACGGGTCGCCGAGCACCATCTGCCAGAGTCGAGATGCCGTCACGGGAGCGGCGTTGTCGCCACCGAACATGACGGCGCGCGTGGCGCCCATGCTGAGCCGCTCGTGCGGTGCAATGGAGATGCGCATCGCGCCGAGCCACGGATCGCTGACGCCGGTGGAGTCGCCGTTCTCGGCGCGGCTCAGGAACAGTTCGGCGTCGAATGGGCCGAGATGGCGGAAGATCCAGGGCAGAGTGATGGGCCGGGACAGGTGAATACCGCCGCCATCGAAGGTGTGCCCATCCGCCAGGGTGATCGCCCCGCTCTCGGGTGCGCCGAAGCCGAGTGTGCGCCGCCCGCCCCACAGGGTGACCGGTCCGGCCGCGACGACGGCGTAGGCGGCCGGTACTTCGACGTCGTCGGAGCGCGTCACCACCTGTGCCTCGAAGCCGAAGCGCGCCAGCGCGCCGTGGGCGCGCACGCCCGCACCCGCCCAGGTGTCGTCATCCAGTGGGCTGGTGCCGCTCCATGCGATCGGCGGCTCGTCGTAGCCGATGCCGGTGCCGACGAGCCCCTCCGCGTGGGCGGCGGCGGCCGTTGCGCCAGGAACGATGAATGGTGACTGCCCCGTGCCGGCACGTTCGCCGGCCAAGGTGAGCGGTGTCGTGCCGTACTCGTCCTGCAGCAGCCGCAGCCAGCTGGATGCGAGCTCGCGCAGCGCCGGGTCCTCGGCATGGTCAGCGGCGCGCTGGAAGACCTCGGCGACCTCGACGAGCCGGGGTGTCCGCCGACCGACGTCGTGGCCCGGCAGTCCGAGGCCGGCGGCCGTGAGTCTCCGCAGTGCGCCGACGGCCCAGTGGGAGTGG
This genomic stretch from Longimicrobiales bacterium harbors:
- a CDS encoding capsule assembly Wzi family protein, with protein sequence MGSLPSSAAASARIAAAVVITALMAVPAAAQESAPAQPELQQPELQQPALQQPAPYLPHSHWAVGALRRLTAAGLGLPGHDVGRRTPRLVEVAEVFQRAADHAEDPALRELASSWLRLLQDEYGTTPLTLAGERAGTGQSPFIVPGATAAAAHAEGLVGTGIGYDEPPIAWSGTSPLDDDTWAGAGVRAHGALARFGFEAQVVTRSDDVEVPAAYAVVAAGPVTLWGGRRTLGFGAPESGAITLADGHTFDGGGIHLSRPITLPWIFRHLGPFDAELFLSRAENGDSTGVSDPWLGAMRISIAPHERLSMGATRAVMFGGDNAAPVTASRLWQMVLGDPSVDGEGEWSNEVFGWNVSWRPPLGALPLALYFEHGFDDASGAYWRAPAIIAGVRLPFVPGLPALGIGAEYVYFSGASDKNPIWYRNYALSGGWTHRRRALGHPIGGHGQGAYGHASLDLLDARLRLRAATWLFDRGPENLYAPEHEGLAAGSALDVAWRLADRLEMSAGAAHEDGAGWQETTARLQLRYTFGVLR